Genomic segment of Glutamicibacter sp. JL.03c:
ATGCGGCCATCTTCGAGTATCAACACGGCTGGTAGGTTGCTCAGGGAATTCACTTATTTGTCTCCTGCTCGGCTTGCGTCGCCATGCGACGCCAGCAACTGATAAATCTTGGGGGTGTCCTCGGAGTACCGGGGACGGAATCCGGTGTCGAAGTTGAAGCCTTCGCGATTCCAGCTGATCACGATCAGCCCGTTCTTCTCGACAAATTTGCCGATCATCCCGGAGGAACGCTTGACCGAATCGAAGTGCTCCCAGGGGATGTGCACAGCGCGGCTGCCGGATCGGATCAAGTGCACGCCTTGTTCGCCGACCTCCAAGGTGGCGTTGGTGCGTACGCCCAGATCGTGAACGGCAATGCGATCGAGCCAGTCATCGAATTTCGTGGTGGCCACGTACATTCCGGTGAAGCGGTGCTCGATGGCATCGTCGAATTCTTCAAAGGGCTCCGGGATCTGCCCCTGGCGGGCTTTGAGATTCCGCCAGCCGACCAGGATCATCGCGATGGCGGCGACGATGACCAGGACGGTGATGATCACCGGGCCGAGTGCTCCCTCAGGCATGAGCCGCCCTCGGGGTTGCCAGCTGGCCATCGAGCACGGTGGCGTGGCCGTGGAAGAAGGTGGCGCGCACCGAGCCTGGCAGTTCCATGCCGGCAAACGGCGAGTTGCGTCCCTTGGTGGCCATGGCCGACGGGTCGACCCTCCAGCGTGCCGCCGGGTCGACCAGGGCCAGGTTGGCGGGCTCCCCCACGGCGATCGGGCGGCCCTGATCGGCCACGCGGCCGATCTGCGCCGGAACGCTGGAGGTGATCCGAGCGACATCCGCCCAGCCCAGCAGCCCGGTGTCCACCAGGGTGTGCTGGACGATGGACAGCGCGGTTTCCAAACCGGTCATGCCCATCGCGGCTGCTCCCCATTCGCAGTCCTTGGATTCGGAAGGGTGCGGGGCGTGGTCGGTGCCGATCACGTCGATGGTGCCGTCGGCGACACCGGCGCGCAGGGCCTGCACATCGGCTTCGCGGCGCAGCGGCGGGTTGACCTTATACACCGGATCATAGGTGCGCACAAGTTCGTCGGTGAGCAGCAGGTGGTGGGGGGTGACCTCGGCGGTCACGTTGATGCCGCGCGCCTTGGCCCAGCGGATGATTTCGACCGAGCCGGCGGTGGACACGTGGCACACGTGCAGGCGGGCGCCAACGTGTTCAGCCAGCAGCACGTCGCGGGCGATGATCGACTCTTCGGCCACTGCGGGCCAGCCGGGCATGCCCAGGATGGAGGAGACTTCGCCCTCGTTCATCTGCGCGCCCTCGGTCAGGCGTGGTTCCTGCGCGTGCTGGGCGATGACGCCATCGAAGGCCTTGACGTACTCCAGCGCGCGGCGCATCAGCAGCGGGTCCCAGACGCAGATGCCGTCATCGGAGAACATCTTCACGGCGGCGCGCGAATCGGCCATGGCGCCGATTTCGCTCAGCTGCTTCCCGGCCAGGCCCACGGTGACTGCGCCGACCGGGCGGACATCCACCCATCCGGCTTTGCGGCCCAGTTCGTAGACCTGCTCGACGACGCCGGCGGTATCGGCTACCGGGGTGGAGTTGGCCATGGCGTGCACCGCGGTGTAGCCGCCACGCGCAGCGGCCTGCGAACCGGTTTCCACGGTTTCGGCGTCTTCGCGGCCTGGTTCGCGCAGGTGGGTGTGGGTGTCGACGAGACCTGGCAGCAGCACGAGATTCTTCGCGTCAATGACCTGTACGTCGTCGCTGGCTTCAATGGTGCCGATCTGGGCGATCTTGCCGTCGGCGATCAGCACGTCGTGGGCCTCGCCGCCGAGGATGGCGGCCTGTTGGATCAAGTAATTCA
This window contains:
- a CDS encoding dihydroorotase, encoding MNYLIQQAAILGGEAHDVLIADGKIAQIGTIEASDDVQVIDAKNLVLLPGLVDTHTHLREPGREDAETVETGSQAAARGGYTAVHAMANSTPVADTAGVVEQVYELGRKAGWVDVRPVGAVTVGLAGKQLSEIGAMADSRAAVKMFSDDGICVWDPLLMRRALEYVKAFDGVIAQHAQEPRLTEGAQMNEGEVSSILGMPGWPAVAEESIIARDVLLAEHVGARLHVCHVSTAGSVEIIRWAKARGINVTAEVTPHHLLLTDELVRTYDPVYKVNPPLRREADVQALRAGVADGTIDVIGTDHAPHPSESKDCEWGAAAMGMTGLETALSIVQHTLVDTGLLGWADVARITSSVPAQIGRVADQGRPIAVGEPANLALVDPAARWRVDPSAMATKGRNSPFAGMELPGSVRATFFHGHATVLDGQLATPRAAHA